The Hyla sarda isolate aHylSar1 chromosome 3, aHylSar1.hap1, whole genome shotgun sequence genome contains the following window.
gCGTCCTCAAAAaaagatttaaagtttgctcattccaattaccagactctgtcattgtgctgctgtgcggcagtgattctaatagcgatgcctgtgatttgcatgtcatactgaatagcagtattatttcactaacacagcacagctTTCTTATGGTTGAGCCATGAACACTGACCTTAGCTGAGGCAAGTGAGGCCTACAGTTCTTTAGATGCTGTTGTGAATTCTTTAGTGACCTTTTGGATGACTCTCCACTCTGCTCTTGGGGTCATTTTGGTAGGCTGGACACTTCAGGGAAGGTTCACCATTGTTGAAAATGTCCTCCATTGTAGATAATGGCTCTCACTGTGGGTCCCAAAGCGTTATAAATGGCTGTCACCCTTTCCAGACTGATTGCTGATCAATTGCTGATCAATTACTTTGTTTCTCATCTGTTCCTGAATTGATTTAGATCGTGGCATGAGGTCTTGCTGTTTTGAGAACTTTTGGCCTACTCCACTTTCAGACAGGTCCAATGTAAGTGATCAGTAATGGGGCCTAGGTGTGGTTAGTGAAATGTACCTTTTATCTcaagggggtgttttttttttacataggtccATGAAGAGtttgatttttttcccataatAAATGAAATTATTACCTGAAAGGGGCATTTGTTTCCTCATCTGAAACATTAAAATGTGACAAATGTGCAGAAAAATAAGAAATCAGAAGGGGCAAAAACTTTTTCACAGCACTGTTTGTATTATAACTCCTGGTTTCATTGCAGTTTGTTCTGTATTCTGATTGCAGCTACAGCCCCAACAAGTCAATGGGATTATCGATGCATTTAAGAACCCTGCAGCCCTTAGAAGAGAAGGGTTACATTTTCGAGAGAAGAATTACAAGTGTATTCGTGCTGATAAAAATTCCATCTATGCAAAATGTGTGAGTAGCTACAAGATCTCCTGGGGTCTGCTATAGACATTTAGGGGGCACTTGTTAGCACATAGAGGTGAAGATAGAATTCTTTCTTCCTACAGCCACCTATAGGGGGGGTGCTTTGCATACAAATGTATACTGATTTTATTAAGTTCAATAGGAGCTATCTAAATTTCTATGTTGTTAGCGAGTAGATGCCCCTAATGGTGACTGCAAACCACCGGCATTGTGTTATGTCATTCCATAACAGCTCTAAAAATTGGAGCATAATATTAAATGAACTTATAAACCATTTATAGAAATGTGTAATTTTATAGATGATCAATAtatttacagagtttttttttgccatattcaCCTTGAGCATTGTTTTTAACAACTATACCTATGTCCTTTACTAGTGTCACTGCCATTATATTGAACAAATGTTATTGGTAGGGTGAATCAGTCTTCTATACATTGGACTCTTTGTGGATGTGCCCCATCTATATAGAACAGACATGATGAGTCCTACAATGAGTCCATGTAAACACACCATGTCCGCCCAGCCACAATCCTGAAGACCAGCATATGGGCAACTTATATCAGTACGATGGTATATGGCACATACATAGCTCTGGCATCTTAATTTAGGTTATCCTGGAGAACCCCATTTAGTCATCTGCCGGGTCAGATGCTTTCAAAGTCTTGCTTGATACAGCATTATTAGTATCACCGGACAGAGATTTTCTAAATTTGTTTGTACAGGATAATGATGGAGTCATAATGATAAAAACCAAGGCCAATATCCTCCTTGCTACATACCGTGATGGCATGTACcctagtgtgtgtgtggaggCAACTGAGAAGCTTGGTAGGTTTTCACTTGTTAACCTTTTTGTTACCCATTATAAAGATCAATAACTTAAGATATGACAACTATATGAAGTGGAAAAGAAATCTTCTATGTGTTCATCTCTGttaattattatagtagttatatttctgTACAAAGAGCAGTATTAATGTTATATTGTTgtatgtggggcagtattatagaagttatattattgtaaatagagggcagtattataatagtaatATTGTACTGTGGTGAAAGTGTGCAGTTTCCCTTGTGCTGGCGTGTACTTCTATCCTTCAGGTTCCAAGTGCCATAGATATAAGGCTTGGTATCATACAGTGTGAGTAGGAATGAaggacgtcactcaccgggatgcagtatcgtaatttatttattttcatcggTGCAGGAACAGAGGGTATACACGGACGATCTTCTAGGGACGCAGCTATTCAGCCATGAACTGGGTTACAGCTGTTGCGTGTGCGTCAGCACACTTCGTCAGACCCTGGGTCTGATGAAGCGTGCTGACGCACACGCAACagctgtacgtggaaaaataaaaaagttataggggtcagaaaatgacaattttaaacgtataaattttcctgcatgtagttatgattttttcctgaagtacaacaaaatccaacctatataagtagggtatcattttaaccttatggacctacagaataatgataaggtgtcatttttactgacatatgcactgcgtagaaacggaagcccccaaaagttacaaaattaagttttttcttcgattttgtcgcacaattatttttttttctgttttgccatggatttttgggcaaaatgactaatgtcactgcaaagtagaattggtgatgcaaaaaataagctataatatggatttttaggtgggaaattgaaagggttatgattttgaaatggtaaggaggaaaaaacgaaaatgcaaaaaaactgaaaaaccctgcgtccttaaggggttaaacaacacaatgtaactccaagtcaatcacacttctgtgaactcacactgtccactcaggaagcaacactgattgacaatcaatagacaacaggtggaagttataggcaattagcaagacacccccaataaaggagtggttctgcaggtggtgaccacagaccacttctctgttcctatgcttcctggctgatgttttggtcacttttgaatgctggcagtgctttc
Protein-coding sequences here:
- the PFN4 gene encoding profilin-4 isoform X1, producing the protein MNQIQNLLYDALIKTQHVESAALIKVKEAIALTSPGYHLQPQQVNGIIDAFKNPAALRREGLHFREKNYKCIRADKNSIYAKCDNDGVIMIKTKANILLATYRDGMYPSVCVEATEKLGCYFREKEI